The Glycine soja cultivar W05 chromosome 8, ASM419377v2, whole genome shotgun sequence genome has a window encoding:
- the LOC114421031 gene encoding ubiquitin-conjugating enzyme E2 5-like isoform X1, translated as MSSPSKRRDMDLMKLMMSDYKVETVNDGMQEFFVEFHGPKDSPYQGGVWKVRVDLPDAYPYKSPSIGFVNKIFHPNVDEMSGSVCLDVISQTWSPMFDLVNVFEVFLPQLLLYPNASDPLNGDAAALMIRDHATYEQRVKEYCEKYAKPEDVGAVQEESSSDDEPSEDDYASSDDAIVGQPDP; from the exons ATGTCTTCCCCAAGCAAACGCCGAGACATGGACTTGATGAAGCT GATGATGAGTGATTACAAGGTGGAGACGGTCAACGATGGCATGCAAGAGTTCTTTGTGGAATTCCACGGACCCAAAGACA GTCCTTATCAAGGTGGTGTGTGGAAAGTAAGGGTGGATCTACCTGATGCCTATCCTTATAAGTCTCCATCTATTGGCTTTGTCAACAAAATTTTCCATCCTAATGTGGATGAGAT GTCTGGTTCTGTTTGCTTAGATGTTATTAGCCAGACTTGGAGTCCAATGTTTG ACCTTGTTAATGTGTTTGAGGTGTTTCTTCCTCAACTTCTTCTGTACCCCAATGCATCAGATCCATTAAATGGTGATGCTGCTGCCTTGATGATTCGAGATCATGCTACATATGAACAAAGAGTCAAAG AATATTGTGAAAAATATGCCAAGCCTGAAGATGTTGGAGCTGTACAGGAGGAAAGTTCCAGTGATGATGAGCCGAGTGAAGATGATTATGCCTCTAGTGATGATGCCATTGTTGGCCAACCTGATCCTTAG
- the LOC114421033 gene encoding probable E3 ubiquitin-protein ligase RHB1A isoform X1, with the protein MGGCCCCCCSAKETVLSAPPAYYYQYPRASEEHVPLSSHQGAASAFSGRLLVDTNLDTSSPDTYRPPPAPIPFNVTLGTTQTPPAAQEIRSDKNNTSLHSTNSNAIQEPVAGDNHGTSAKLEELKESDCKVQTDLELDSAKGSEIELAKSGKPIDVVEEEDTCPICLEEYDAENPKLATKCDHHFHLACILEWMERSETCPVCDQDLVFDPPIE; encoded by the exons ATGGGcggttgctgttgttgttgttgttctgcTAAGGAGACTGTGTTGAGCGCTCCACCTGCGTACTATTAT CAGTATCCAAGAGCATCAGAAGAGCATGTTCCTCTATCATCTCACCAGGGTGCTGCTTCTGCTTTCTCTGGGCGGCTCTTGGTTGATACTAATCTAGATACTTCATCTCCTGATACTTATAGACCTCCCCCTGCTCCTATCCCTTTCAATGTTACCTTGGGTACCACTCAAACTCCACCTGCGGCTCAAGAAATTCGTAGTGACAAGAATAATACTTCCTTGCATTCTACAAATTCTAATGCAATTCAAGAACCAGTTGCTGGAGACAATCATGGGACCTCGGCTAAGTTGGAAGAGCTGAAGGAATCAGACTGCAAAGTTCAAACCGATCTAGAGCTAGATTCTGCAAAGGGTTCCGAAATTGAACTTGCAAAGTCGGGAAAACCTATAGATGTAGTAGAAGAGGAGGATACATGCCCAATTTGTTTAGAAG AATATGATGCAGAGAATCCAAAACTCGCAACAAAATGTGACCATCATTTTCACCTTGCGTGCATTCTGGAATGGATGGAAAGAAGTGAGACTTGCCCTGTGTGCGATCAG GATTTGGTTTTCGACCCTCCCATTGAATAA
- the LOC114421031 gene encoding ubiquitin-conjugating enzyme E2 5-like isoform X2, with amino-acid sequence MMSDYKVETVNDGMQEFFVEFHGPKDSPYQGGVWKVRVDLPDAYPYKSPSIGFVNKIFHPNVDEMSGSVCLDVISQTWSPMFDLVNVFEVFLPQLLLYPNASDPLNGDAAALMIRDHATYEQRVKEYCEKYAKPEDVGAVQEESSSDDEPSEDDYASSDDAIVGQPDP; translated from the exons ATGATGAGTGATTACAAGGTGGAGACGGTCAACGATGGCATGCAAGAGTTCTTTGTGGAATTCCACGGACCCAAAGACA GTCCTTATCAAGGTGGTGTGTGGAAAGTAAGGGTGGATCTACCTGATGCCTATCCTTATAAGTCTCCATCTATTGGCTTTGTCAACAAAATTTTCCATCCTAATGTGGATGAGAT GTCTGGTTCTGTTTGCTTAGATGTTATTAGCCAGACTTGGAGTCCAATGTTTG ACCTTGTTAATGTGTTTGAGGTGTTTCTTCCTCAACTTCTTCTGTACCCCAATGCATCAGATCCATTAAATGGTGATGCTGCTGCCTTGATGATTCGAGATCATGCTACATATGAACAAAGAGTCAAAG AATATTGTGAAAAATATGCCAAGCCTGAAGATGTTGGAGCTGTACAGGAGGAAAGTTCCAGTGATGATGAGCCGAGTGAAGATGATTATGCCTCTAGTGATGATGCCATTGTTGGCCAACCTGATCCTTAG
- the LOC114421033 gene encoding probable E3 ubiquitin-protein ligase RHB1A isoform X2, with product MGGCCCCCCSAKETVLSAPPAYYYYPRASEEHVPLSSHQGAASAFSGRLLVDTNLDTSSPDTYRPPPAPIPFNVTLGTTQTPPAAQEIRSDKNNTSLHSTNSNAIQEPVAGDNHGTSAKLEELKESDCKVQTDLELDSAKGSEIELAKSGKPIDVVEEEDTCPICLEEYDAENPKLATKCDHHFHLACILEWMERSETCPVCDQDLVFDPPIE from the exons ATGGGcggttgctgttgttgttgttgttctgcTAAGGAGACTGTGTTGAGCGCTCCACCTGCGTACTATTAT TATCCAAGAGCATCAGAAGAGCATGTTCCTCTATCATCTCACCAGGGTGCTGCTTCTGCTTTCTCTGGGCGGCTCTTGGTTGATACTAATCTAGATACTTCATCTCCTGATACTTATAGACCTCCCCCTGCTCCTATCCCTTTCAATGTTACCTTGGGTACCACTCAAACTCCACCTGCGGCTCAAGAAATTCGTAGTGACAAGAATAATACTTCCTTGCATTCTACAAATTCTAATGCAATTCAAGAACCAGTTGCTGGAGACAATCATGGGACCTCGGCTAAGTTGGAAGAGCTGAAGGAATCAGACTGCAAAGTTCAAACCGATCTAGAGCTAGATTCTGCAAAGGGTTCCGAAATTGAACTTGCAAAGTCGGGAAAACCTATAGATGTAGTAGAAGAGGAGGATACATGCCCAATTTGTTTAGAAG AATATGATGCAGAGAATCCAAAACTCGCAACAAAATGTGACCATCATTTTCACCTTGCGTGCATTCTGGAATGGATGGAAAGAAGTGAGACTTGCCCTGTGTGCGATCAG GATTTGGTTTTCGACCCTCCCATTGAATAA
- the LOC114421032 gene encoding AT-rich interactive domain-containing protein 2-like gives MEEWSTFSNGSSLDCIGGVELETVGAFPGNGCGLGKHHVDNGADNGKLKQKYLFYQLFPAYLKDSCSKGGVRPLPVLVDGQWLDLYKLFFLVKERGGYARVSKKRLWGSVTKELGLNLVVCWSVKLVYDKYLNDFDRWLKKTFEEKNLKSGNHGCDWGLKWLPFDIEKEFRALLCPNLKDKDDHKLVKSKSINKKKNTDLVNHKNGNNLLDTKDQNNKSEDVQRIEGDNDEKSTNGVKDNPATLGAEGAKKEFNPHKRKRDALSGMLNWMKHVAKHALDPLTQPIPKPSKWKEYKGQDFFGQFLRAREVLSPRQHEEPSSELSSLQKQKMHPAMYEDHVALGCHATRKLRCSERLPSFVKSRSCSCCNPCSPNGNRLTGSHIMEAEKCPLEKTTETPDVSTTITIAKPSGDESLEKQVSVGPRFQAEVPEWTGVFSESDSKWLGTHVWSLKNDTEPATATDVGRGRQEMCSCEFHGSVECVRLHIAENRMKLKLELGSEFYRLGFDRIGEEVSLQWTTEEEQRFKDIMKSNISSKNKYFWNNPSKYFPKKTRRNLVNYYFNVFLIQLRTYQNRVTPESVDSDDDEVEFGSFSDGFGMDAVKSLGDDFLECSLNKQCTDLKYTKLECKFDNWI, from the exons ATGGAAGAATGGTCAACATTCTCAAATGGGTCTTCCTTAGATTGCATTGGAGGAGTTGAACTTGAAACTGTTGGTGCATTTCCTGGAAATGGCTGTGGCCTTGGAAAGCACCATGTTGATAATGGTGCTGACAATGGCAAACTTAAACAGAAGTACTTGTTCTACCAACTGTTTCCTGCTTACCTGAAGGATAGTTGTTCCAAAGGTGGTGTTCGGCCTTTGCCAGTTTTAGTCGACGGTCAATGGCTGGATTTGTACAAACTGTTCTTCCTGGTAAAGGAAAGAGGTGGGTACGCCCGAGTGTCGAAGAAAAGATTGTGGGGTTCTGTGACCAAGGAATTGGGCTTGAACCTTGTGGTTTGCTGGTCTGTAAAATTAGTCTATGACAAGTATCTGAATGATTTCGATAGGTGGCTCAAGAAAACTTTTGAAGAGAAGAATTTAAAAAGCGGGAACCATGGGTGTGATTGGGGTTTAAAGTGGTTGCCATTCGATATTGAGAAAGAGTTTAGAGCCCTGTTATGTCCAAATCTAAAGGACAAAGATGATCACAAACTtgtcaagtcaaaatcaattaataaaaagaaaaacactgaTTTGGTTAACCACAAGAATGGTAATAATCTGTTGGACACCaaagatcaaaataataaatccgAGGATGTTCAACGCATTGAAGGTGATAATGATGAAAAATCAACTAATGGTGTTAAGGACAATCCTGCTACCTTGGGTGCAGAAGGTGCCAAGAAAGAATTTAACCCACACAAACGCAAGCGGGATGCATTGTCTGGCATGCTAAACTGGATGAAGCATGTTGCAAAGCATGCTCTTGATCCTTTAACTCAACCAATACCTAAACCATCAAAGTGGAAGGAATATAAAGGCCAGGACTTTTTTGGTCAATTTCTGAGGGCAAGAGAGGTTCTGTCACCGAGACAGCATGAAGAACCAAGCAGTGAATTGTCTTCTTTGCAG AAACAGAAGATGCACCCTGCCATGTATGAGGATCATGTTGCTCTTGGTTGCCATGCTACAAGAAAATTGAGATGCAGTGAAAGGTTGCCGTCCTTTGTTAAATCTCGGTCGTGCTCGTGCTGCAATCCATGTTCCCCCAACGGAAATAGATTGACAGGCTCACACATTATGGAGGCAGAAAAATGTCCTCTGGAGAAAACAACTGAAACACCAGATGTATCAACCACAATAACAATAGCTAAGCCATCTGGGGATGAGTCTCTCGAAAAGCAAGTTTCTGTAGGTCCTCGTTTTCAAGCAGAAGTCCCAGAATGGACTGGTGTATTTTCTGAGAGTGACTCTAAATGGTTGGGCACACATGTATGGTCTTTGAAAAATGACACTGAACCTGCTACAGCAACAGATGTTGGGAGAGGAAGACAAGAGATGTGTAGCTGTGAATTTCATGGTTCTGTTGAATGTGTTAGATTGCATATTGCTGAAAATAGGATGAAATTGAAGCTTGAATTGGGTTCTGAATTTTACCGTTTGGGATTTGATCGTATTGGTGAGGAAGTTTCACTTCAATGGACAACTGAAGAAGAACAGAGATTTAAGGATATCATGAAATCAAATATTTcctccaaaaataaatatttttggaacAATCCATCCAAATACTTTCCAAAGAAGACAAGAAGAAACTTGGTGAACTATTACTTCAATGTATTTCTTATTCAACTAAGAACCTATCAGAATCGGGTGACTCCAGAGAGCGTTGATAGTGATGATGATGAAGTAGAATTTGGATCTTTCAGCGATGGTTTTGGGATGGACGCTGTCAAGAGTCTTGGTGATGATTTCCTGGAGTGTTCTCTGAACAAGCAGTGTACTGATCTCAAATACACAAAATTAGAGTGCAAATTTGATAATTGGATCTGA